The stretch of DNA GCATTGGCTGCTCTAACAACTCTAAAACATTAAGTAAGCTATGCCTACTTGACCGCAAAATACTCCAGGAGGAATATGCCTGTTGCATCACTGGTAATAGTCGTTGAGCAGCAAGAGCCAATGAACCCAATAATGGAATAGCAGAAGACGTTAAGCCACCCTTTATATTATCGCTTAAAATATATGCAATCGCTGAAATCAATATCATTCCAAAGACTTCGATTACTAATCGGGGACTATTGTTTATAAGATAATTGCTCGCGGAGGCCTTTCTTAACAGATAGTCTGATTTTTCATAAATCTCATAATATACTTTTTGAGTCCCATCCAATAAAATATCTCTAATACCTCCAAGCCCTTCATTCAATACTTTTAAAACATTATTAGATTCTAAAGAAATTACTTTCCCATTACGTGTGAGTGTTTCTTTTGAATAAAAAGCTATTATAAAATAAAAAACCCCAAAACTAAAAAATGTGCCAATAGCAATAACTGGATTAATTGCTATAACTGCAAATAAGATAGTAATTAACATTATCCCAGAATTTATTAATCCAAGTGTAGGTTGCATCAAACTCCCCATCACCCCATTTGCTTTATTAATGATCCCGCTAATCACCTCACTATTATTTCTTGAAATATGAATATAATATGGTTGATACAAAGTTTTTTTATATATATCCAAACTTAACACAGATGAGACCCTAAAACTTAATTTTGTACTATAAGATAGAATCGAAATTCTTGCAATACCGGCAAACAAGGCAAAACTCGCAAATAAAACAGTTATTGGCAGTAATAAGTCTGCTGAACTTTGAATACCCAAATAATGATATATAGGAATTAACAGTTCAATTTTAAAAACTGTTTCAGGAGATGTTAAAACACCAAGCAAAGGTAAAACAGAGCCTATGCTTAATACCTCAAGAAAAGAAGTAAGGATGCTTAGGAACAGAAATAAAACTATTTCTCTTTGAAATTCCCTTGGTAAATGCTTAAAAAACCGTGCAAATAGAGAAAAGTCTGGCATTAAAATTTTAAATTAAATTTACAGAAAATTAACGTGCAATGGATTCGGACCTTGTGCAGGACGAAGCCTTTCGATTCCTTTAATATGATTATCTAATGCAATACTTACATAGTGCTGAATAGGTAAAGTCCCCATCATTGTTTGAGCATCAAAAGCAGGCGAGGCTAAATATTGCATAATTCTGGTATACCTATCAGACTTAAAAATATCTATAAACCTTTCATCTGTAAAATTACCCATATGCAACTTTGAATATCTTGCATTAAAAAACATACCAGAAGGTGCGATTAATCCACTTCCACTGATTTGTAATAAAAATTGTGGTCCATAAAATCTTTTGTAGGACGGGATACCTTTGTCTTTGATTTTTTCCCATTTCACAATTATCTTTGTCTCTTCATTGCTTAATGATTCTGCCTCTTGCAATAAACTATACATACTTTCATATTGATCATAATCAACCCCAAGAGTATGATTCTCGTCATCAGAGCAATGTTTAATTACTCCATAATCTGCACCTAAGTCAACAGCTAATTTAGCAAATGGAATAATTTCATCTTTAAATTCTGGCATCAAAACCATCTGAATTCCTAATGTTACATTTAATTTTTTTCTTTTCTTTAAATCTATAGCATACTTAATATGCGACATAGCACGATCAAAAACTTTAGTGTATGATGGTCCTTTATACATAATTTTTGCATAGCTTTCCGGTCTTCCCGCAGCTACGGTAAATCTCACCCAGGTTAAATAAGGAAGTACTTTCTCAATTTTTTCTGGCTCCCACTCCCAGGCATTTGTGGCATTTCCCACATCTATACCAATTTTATGTGCATGTTGGATAAATGGAACATAAACTTTTGACAAAGTGCTTTCCCCATCTGAAATCAAGGAGACCCCTTTTACACCAATTTCAGCAAAGTCATCTAACAAATTTAGAGCTTCATTCTCCTTTATCGGAGGTCTCTCCTGCGGTTCTTGCATCATTGCATAGCAAAACTTGCACATGGCTCCACAGGATCGCGTTAGAGCCATGTCAACGCTAACCGGTGCAATTTTCTCACCATTTTCCCATGCTTTAACTCTATCATAATGATAAGACAACTTATGAGAATCTAAAATCAAGTCTCCTTCTTTCGTTGCTACAGTAATCTTTTTATCTTCCATATATAGCTCCTTGTTTCTAAGATTTTATTTGAATACCACGTAAATTTCTAAGAGAATTTTTATCTCCAAGCGACTCACACCAAACATTTATCCCTTGATCAATTTTATTTTTTAAAAATTCTTCATAATCTAAAATTAACATTCCCCTCTTACTGGCAGGAATGTTTTCAGTTAATGTAATTAAAACTTGTCCTGATTTTGTGGTGCGTGTAGGAGAAATTAATTGAAAAATAGGATTTTGGTTTGTTGCCGATATAACTAGATCGAGCCTTG from Leptospiraceae bacterium encodes:
- a CDS encoding radical SAM protein → MEDKKITVATKEGDLILDSHKLSYHYDRVKAWENGEKIAPVSVDMALTRSCGAMCKFCYAMMQEPQERPPIKENEALNLLDDFAEIGVKGVSLISDGESTLSKVYVPFIQHAHKIGIDVGNATNAWEWEPEKIEKVLPYLTWVRFTVAAGRPESYAKIMYKGPSYTKVFDRAMSHIKYAIDLKKRKKLNVTLGIQMVLMPEFKDEIIPFAKLAVDLGADYGVIKHCSDDENHTLGVDYDQYESMYSLLQEAESLSNEETKIIVKWEKIKDKGIPSYKRFYGPQFLLQISGSGLIAPSGMFFNARYSKLHMGNFTDERFIDIFKSDRYTRIMQYLASPAFDAQTMMGTLPIQHYVSIALDNHIKGIERLRPAQGPNPLHVNFL
- a CDS encoding ABC transporter ATP-binding protein — protein: MPDFSLFARFFKHLPREFQREIVLFLFLSILTSFLEVLSIGSVLPLLGVLTSPETVFKIELLIPIYHYLGIQSSADLLLPITVLFASFALFAGIARISILSYSTKLSFRVSSVLSLDIYKKTLYQPYYIHISRNNSEVISGIINKANGVMGSLMQPTLGLINSGIMLITILFAVIAINPVIAIGTFFSFGVFYFIIAFYSKETLTRNGKVISLESNNVLKVLNEGLGGIRDILLDGTQKVYYEIYEKSDYLLRKASASNYLINNSPRLVIEVFGMILISAIAYILSDNIKGGLTSSAIPLLGSLALAAQRLLPVMQQAYSSWSILRSSRHSLLNVLELLEQPMPIYSDTIGTGGIVFSSKLELVNICFKYSNSEPYVLKNISFDILKGSKIGIIGKTGSGKSTLTDIIMGLLTPFKGKIFVDNIVLTMENIQSWQKNIAHVPQNIFFSDATIIENIAFGVKTEDIDFNKVKESARKAQISEFIESLKDGYNTMAGERGVRFSGGQKQRIGIARALYKNASLIIFDEATSALDNETEKSVMEAIENLEKDLTIIIIAHRLSTIKNCDFIIELNKGEVLRKGNYRELFME